From the Candidatus Methanoperedens sp. genome, the window GAATTCGGCGTAAAAACACAATCTCACAAGATTGGAAAATGACTTTTTGGATAGGGGAATAAAATTGTGAATGATCTAAAAACCAAAAAAGAGAAAAAATGGATATATCTGGTATTTTTCCTTATGGGGATCATATCTTTCCCAATAGGCTATATTTTGACCCTTTCGGTAAGATCGATGATATATTTCGAAGGGATCTGGCAATTATTATTTCCGTTGTTGATATTTTTGGTCTTTTTTGCTATCGGACTGGCGGCTTTTAAGAGGCAGCCTCAGGCTTATTATTCTTTAAAAGCGTTCGTTGCATCTTTTGCCGGAATGTTTTTTATTTTAGTACTGGTTTTTTGGCCTAACTCTTTCCTGAGCCTGTTAGTTTTCTTTGGACCACAACATGAAGCAAGCACATCTACATCAATTTCCGTGGAATCCAGCGCTGAAAATTTTACAATTTATGTTCCGGTTTTGCTTGATGAAAATAAAACTGTATTAAAAATGTATGAAAATCCCATGATCACAGGCAGCACAACGACATCCCTGATAGATACAGAACACGGAAAAGCTCTAAAGATAGATAGAACAGGGTTGGGGAATTACGTGTTTAACTGGAATGAAGTTCCAGGCAAAGACACCGATCGTTTTGTTAAGTGGATAGAGAATGTTGGACTCACACAGCCGGGAGAAGATCTGGATATAACAAAAAATGGAAACGGTACAACCATAACAGTCTTAGGAAGTATCACAGCATCAGGAAGAAACAATTTGATAATCCGGCTTAATGAGAATGGGGAATTGGAATTTCATGGTGTCACCAAAAATATTGAACAAGAGTATGGGTGGCATGGTTTGTTTTTTGCAAAAGAGGAGAATGGCAATCTGAACATATATTCGGGAAATAATGAAATAAGCATGAATGAGAGTCATGAAAAACTCAAAGAAGATGAACAAACATCTTACGAGTTTTTCAGGCAATTCACGATCAGCATGAGTAATTATTCATCTCCAGAGTCTTTTGTAGACCCGTCACAATATCCGCAATCTTCTCCCAGAATTTATGCATGGGTTTATTCCGACACTGAAATCGAAAAAATCCACTTTTATTATCATCTTGATCCGGAAAATCGTAATGACAGGATAGTACTATCCATAGGGACAGATGGATGGATTCGACTGAAGAAAGGATGGCAGTTAGTGAATCTTTCGAGTGGAATAATGGTATGGGACTGAAATTAATATGACAAGAAAAAAATTCATTTTAGGCAGCATATTATTGATAGCTGCATTTCTGATATTAACAGAAGTTGTAGCATATTGGCCATTTTTGGGCGCTCCTTTTGGAGTTTTTGGGATAAATAATACGGATCCAACAAACCATAGTGTTGGAGAACTAGCCAAAAGCGAAGGCTTTGGTTCCCCTGTGTCTGCCCAAAGCCCTTCCAGGCTAACAGAACCAGAATCAGGACAGCTGACAATCTACGGATATGTTTATGACAATATTTCAGGGGATAAGATATCTAATGCAACAATTTCTATCAGTCTCTTCATAAACGGTGGGTTAGGAGGTAGTTCTCGAGCGATCCGGAATATAAAATCAGACGATTTTGGCTTCTATTCCGTTACATTGGACAAACTGCATAATGATCCTGATCAGATCGATAGGTTTCCCTATCAGGATTACCATCTAACAACCACTCATAAGAATTTCATGTCGGCTGTAAAATATTATGGTTATGACACGTTTGAAAACAAAATAGATTTTTATCTCGAACCCGCAGGTCTCATCGAAGGAGTGGTTTATGACGATAAAGGAAACACATTAAATGATTCCAGTGTTGGGATCTACTCTTCGAACCTGGATTTTATCGACATAGCCAGGACAGGTGATAAAGGTCAATATCAGTTAAATCAAATCAAGCCGGGAACATATAACTTGATCGCATCAAGCAGGGGTTATGATAACTTCATAAAACCACAGATCACTTTTAAGAAAGGGGAAGAATTAAATGAGACTATCTATTTGAACTGGACAAAATCCAATATCACATTGAAAGGAAAAGTCAGCGATACCAATGAAAATGAATTTGTCAAACTCATGCTCATTAAAGACAATAATGAAATGACAATAACCACCACCGACAAAGACGGGAATTTTGAATCAACATTGTTCTCCACAGGAAAATATATGGTAAAAGCAATTCCATATTTTGGAGGTTATTACAGATCAGCGACGATTGAACAATACATATACATAGGTTCTGGTGAAAACTTTGAAACTATTGATCCCCAGATAGCTGTGCCGTGAATTACCAACCATCAAGCCCCATGAAACGATTATGGAATTTAATTTCAGCCAGCGCTGGAGTAGCTTTTTCAAACCCCGCATCTTACCGGACATATGCGCCTGGAGACTTGATACTATCGCATGAGGACAGGCTTTTTTTGTGGGAGAAGGAAGTTGAGATGGTTTCCAGTGAATGCGGAGTGAACATGACTCTGCTCAAGGAAGAATATTTGATTTTATTCGATAATATAACTGATGTAATTATAAATAGTTCTATACATAGGTCAGCGCATTTTTCTTTATATAAGAATGGTGAAATTGTAACACGATTGAATGGGAAAGTAGGTGATTTTTTCTATTACAATCAGACCACAGATGGAGGATACATCCTGGCAGGCACCATAAGATCATATGGGTCAGGCAATAAAGATGGCTGGCTGGTAAAGGTGGGCGGCGAGCCAGAGGGAACAGGAAATATTACTATGGCCAGTCAAACTGGAACCGGGAACATAAAGCGAAGTATCATTGTAATTCCAAATAGAACTGAAAGACTGGCAGAAAGTCCGATCCAGCCAGTGACCTCAGTTCCATTCGATACCAATACGATAATCCCGCCCAAAAAGACAGCTGGATTTGAGGTAGTTCTGGCAATTATAATATATATTGCAATATATACAATAAAGTAGAATATAAAGTAAACAGGGAGAAATGATATGGTATCAAGGATAAAAATTGTAACAACCGTTATAATGTTGCTAATATTATCGGTTATTTTAAGCGGATGTAACGGGGAAAAGAATAACACTCGGGAACCAGACTCAACACAGACAGAAACAGTGGCTATCTCATCCCAAACTCTGACCAATTCATCAAACAATGAAAATATGCCTGAAATCAAAATAACATCTTTCTCAAGCATATATTTGAATGATAATAACGAAAATATTTA encodes:
- a CDS encoding carboxypeptidase regulatory-like domain-containing protein: MTRKKFILGSILLIAAFLILTEVVAYWPFLGAPFGVFGINNTDPTNHSVGELAKSEGFGSPVSAQSPSRLTEPESGQLTIYGYVYDNISGDKISNATISISLFINGGLGGSSRAIRNIKSDDFGFYSVTLDKLHNDPDQIDRFPYQDYHLTTTHKNFMSAVKYYGYDTFENKIDFYLEPAGLIEGVVYDDKGNTLNDSSVGIYSSNLDFIDIARTGDKGQYQLNQIKPGTYNLIASSRGYDNFIKPQITFKKGEELNETIYLNWTKSNITLKGKVSDTNENEFVKLMLIKDNNEMTITTTDKDGNFESTLFSTGKYMVKAIPYFGGYYRSATIEQYIYIGSGENFETIDPQIAVP